A window of Rhododendron vialii isolate Sample 1 chromosome 11a, ASM3025357v1 genomic DNA:
AATTACTTGATCTAATAGATGCCTATACTAGAGGACTAAGTGTTCAAATAAATCTTGAAATAAAATCAATACTACTAAGCACAAATAATCAGCTTAATCCGATCcttataagtgcttgatctaatcatctaacttttcattcatatttcaaaaaaataaaaggttcaATGAATTGGATCGACTTGTAGTTAttgaattgagcttatttttttgcgTGAACCCTCGAAAAGAtgtttacatttaatgaatgattCGGATCGTTTATGTAAGACCTGCAGtgggcttcacaaaaaaaatcaatgcatGACTTGTCTATGTGGACAGACTTTCTGGAAAAAAACACACTATACAAACCGTGGGATATATTGGACAGTACTAAAGGCGGGCACACGTGTGCAactcaaattttggaaaaatttgcCCAATCCCACTTATTATTTGTTTGATcacattttgttaaaatgcgcGTACCCTGCCTCTAgtcaaataaagttttttttttttttttggtaaacaggTCAGAGAAGTTAAACATCAACGGCTCCGCGGTTGAAACACAATTATCCAAAAACAAGACGATAAGATGTGTGCAACTGTCATTGTCCGACGGCCACCGATTTCATCATCCGTTCATACTTCATATTAAAACTCGGCAAACGAGTCAGATCGACGTAATGATGTAAGGGATGAAGAACCCACTTTTATTTGAATACACGGTTTGGAGTTaaacttaggctccgttccttaacgcaaaaaaagtacttattttgtaagaagataatttcaagttcaaaaattataaacttattgaaataaaaaaatatgcaatatggatcttatttgaaagatctcatcgagatcttttatacgatgcaaaaaaaaattgaaaatttatttttcatttacattattttttagtttgaaaatatgaaataagctgcttattttttaagaaggtttcttaATCTATACGGAAAGGGCATTTTCGACAACCTAAATATCAACTTTCTTCAactgaaaacaaattacaaagattaaaaggatccaagACATCTTCAAGCTAAAGACGAGAAAAACCACAATGGGAAACAATAGCTCCAGCAATCATAAGCCAACATGAATCCAGAGGGAGAGAATAACAGCCCCAaggttggcaagaaaccaataaAGATTACCACCCCGGGTTAGAGATTTGGTGCTGGTATTGTCTATTCGAATGGACTGAAAGTGATGTTATTTGGGCCATCTTGTTTCTAGGCCCATTCAATATCCattgaatgttttttttctcttctttttgttttcttttgtaggCCTTGGTACCTCATCCTCTGTAATCTGTATTTGGTCTATCATCGATGTACCttttgtcgagttttaataaaatcttgttgcctatcaaaaataaataaaaagatacCACTCCTAAAAAGTCGTAAGACCTAAGACCCAAAGCAAAACCCAACCAGGAGACACCAAACCTGGCAAACCACAACGATAACAAAGCAGCAAAACAAGAAACACCTAAAGAAAACGCCTAAGAAATAATTATCCTGCAGTAGCAAATAGTCAAAAAATAACTTCTAGAACTGAAatatatatccatatggtaATATTAACATCCTATTTGACATATCAACACGGACCCGCGTGATGAAGGAGTTCTCTGCCCGAAGATCACTTAGTATTATAAATAGCAATACCCATTAATTTGTTTCTCCATGTCATCAATCAAAACCGTAGTTTATACTTCCATCTTCATCATTGTTTAGATCCTTTCTTGTGATTGTAGTTTTTCTTGTTACCAAGCACCACCACAATGACCGGAGGaaagcaccaccaccaccaccacgttCAGGAAGAAAACAAGCCAATTGATTATGCACGAGAGGTTAAACACCACAAGCATAACGAGCATCTTGCCAAGCTCGGTGCCGTTGCTGCCGGCGCTTTTGCCAAGGTATATATGCATGTCTCTCTAACACTAACGCTTACTTATCGGATTACTTGTCGATCGCTTACCGGTGAGTCATGTTTCcaaattttttccccaaatcaGCATCTCTTAAATCATGAGTACAGATTCACATTAATTCCTAATGAAATGTATTTTCTAGAACGCAAATTGTAATTCTTCTCCACTCAATTTTGTACATTCTTTTACTTAATTATccgattttttttccaactgtTCAAAAAGTGCTCACTTTTTATAGCCATGTCTCatttttgagatttttcttcttaatgtaAATTTCAGCATGAAAAGCACATGATAAAGAAAGACCCAGCACACGCTCACAGGCACAAGATAGAGCAGGAAATTGCAACTACGGTTGCAGTTGCAGCCGGTGGGTACGCATTGCATGAGCACCAcaagaagaaagaagcaaagaaacaaatgaagcaTCACCACGGCCACCACTTGTTTTAATACTTACTTTTTTTTGTAAGGATATTATGTACTATTATCTACGTATATAATTGATTAGCAGTGATTAGCGACTGCTCTAAATAAATAAACGTCTGCGTTGTTCATGCTTGATTACTAGCCATCTAGCTTTTTGTGATATTGAGATCTAGTAACAGTGGAATTAATCTAGCTCTGTTTTCATGTGATGTCTGTTTTCATAGTATGTTGGagtatttttgtttgtaaaGAGTATATCGGTTGAGAATAAAATTAAAATGCGTTGAATTCATAATTCGTTTCGGTAAAATTTTTGTATGAAGAAATTTCTGATCCTTTCACTTTAATTCGTGAGTATTTTTATGTGAAGAAATTATGGTCCGTTGCATTGCTCCTTAAAGACTTGTCAGAACTTAGACTTCAACCTGCGCCCAACTAAATTTTTACAAGATCAAAATGTAAGACTATCTTAAACACAATGAGCTAGGATGGTCTGGTGATCAAATCTTTGAATTTAAGAGTTTGCTCTTTTAATTGGTATCAGATTCGAAGCCCCATTTGATGGTGTCAACTTTTATGGGGTGAATGCATACAAAACTTTGTCTCGATTTTAATTAACTGCAAAGACGTTTGTGGACAACGAAATTGGTCCCGCGAAAAATGAGTTCAATTGCGTGCAAGCTGATTAGGACAACgtaagatatttaaaaaatttgaataagaaaagGACGAACTCTGTGAAACAAtaatcatctttttctttttttgaagaggAATTAATTCCATCTCATACCAAAATCCCGAAGGTATTACATTCTACAGATTTCATCACAAAATACAGAAGTGAACCATAATTATCAAAACTTATAGACGCGAGCACATGCATCAGTCGCAGACTCAGACTCAAAGGCACCTACAGCAAAAGCTACATTTGTCTAGCTTGAATATAATTAATTGGACAAATGTGTTGTCCGACCGATGTCGTTTTGTATACATCTAAAATACTCCATAGTCAACTCGGCAAACCCTGCTAGAGAACGAGACAGATCAACGTGATGGGGATGAACGCAACTTGGACTACAATACACGGTAAAATTAGGGGGGAAAATTGCTGGGTGCTTAAGGGCACTGCCATTCCAATCCCCTCACAACACCACATTATGCGAGACTAACGACTAAGTATATGAGTTTCATATTATTGTCATAGTGTGATTACGAAGAGGTTCAGACATTATGTGACGATGTTTCAAGAGAATTAATGAATTGAAAAAGTTCCGGCATCACGTGATGATGTCCCGAGAGAATTGAATAATTACATTCGTGCGGAGAAACGCGTCCTTTGAAACAAAAATCTATAGGCTAAGATGGTTTGGGTTTTCAAGAGAATTAATGAATTGAAAAAGTTCCGGCATCACGTGATGATGTCCCGGGAGAATTGAATAATTACATTCGTGCGGAGAAACGCGTACTTTGAAACAAAAATCTATAGGCTAagatggtttgggcatgtctaccgtagaccaagagatgcagtagttaagagagcagatatgatagctttgggtagcaatgctacggggaggggtagacctaaattgacattagatacTGTGGTAcgcaacgatatgagtatagtaggtttatgtgaacaaatggctcttgacagagctcaatggaggaaaaggatTTATGTAACCGACctcaagtgattg
This region includes:
- the LOC131306491 gene encoding abscisic stress-ripening protein 2-like gives rise to the protein MTGGKHHHHHHVQEENKPIDYAREVKHHKHNEHLAKLGAVAAGAFAKHEKHMIKKDPAHAHRHKIEQEIATTVAVAAGGYALHEHHKKKEAKKQMKHHHGHHLF